A DNA window from Theobroma cacao cultivar B97-61/B2 chromosome 5, Criollo_cocoa_genome_V2, whole genome shotgun sequence contains the following coding sequences:
- the LOC18600378 gene encoding mannosylglycoprotein endo-beta-mannosidase isoform X1, which yields MAEIGKMVLDSGWLAARSTEVKLTGTQLTTTHPPTGPTSPWMEAVVPGTVLATLVTNKTVGDPFYGLVNETIVDIADSGREYYTFWFFTKFQCKLSGTQHLDLNFRAINYSAEVYLNGHKKDLPKGMFRRHSLEVTDILNPEGTNLLAVLVYPPDHPGSIPPEGGQGGDHEIGKDVATQYVEGWDWIAPVRDRNTGIWDEVSIYVSGPVKIIDPHLVSSFFDHNTRVYLHATTELENKSAWVAECSLNIQVTTELEGSICLVEHLQTQHVSVPPGARIQYTFPQLFFYKPNLWWPNGMGKQSLYNVSITIDVKGYGKSDSWGQLFGFRKIESHIDSATGGRLFKVNGQPIFIRGGNWILSDCLLRLSEERYKTDVKFHADMNLNMIRCWGGGLAERPEFYHYCDVYGLLVWQEFWITGDVDGRGIPVSNPNGPLDHDLFMLCARDTVKLLRNHPSLALWVGGNEQVPPPDLNTALKNDLKLHPSFENQSENAMSVEDMSTVFKDPSQYLDGTRIYIQGSMWDGFANGKGDFTDGPYEIQNPEDFFRDDYYNYGFNPEVGSVGMPVAATIRATMPPEGWQIPLFKKLPNGYTEEVPNPIWEYHKYIPYSKPGKVHDQIELYGIPKDLDDFCLKAQLVNYIQYRALLEGWTSHMWSKYTGVLIWKTQNPWTGLRGQFYDHLLDQTAGFYGCRCAAEPIHVQLNLATLFIEVVNTMSEELSNVAVEASVWDLEGACPFYKVFDTHSFLPKKVVSIGEMNYPKSKNPKPVYFLLLKLYDVSNYHIISRNFYWLHLSGGDYKLLEPYRKKRIPLKITSKTFIKGSSYEIEMNVQNKSKKPDPKILTCKNNFVSRHGDGDFDMASLETTFEETEEKQNAGLFQRLCRQFSRETDGLKVAEVNGSDVGVAFFLNFSVHAMKTDHKEGEDTRILPVHYSDNYFSLVPGEEMSIKISFQVPQGVTPRLTLRGWNYHNGLHTVL from the exons ATGGCGGAGATAGGAAAGATGGTGCTTGACTCGGGATGGCTAGCAGCGAGATCCACCGAGGTTAAACTCACCGGGACTCAGCTGACCACCACTCATCCTCCAACTGGCCCGACCTCTCCTTGGATGGAAGCTGTCGTTCCTGGAAC TGTTCTGGCGACTCTAGTAACAAACAAAACTGTTGGTGATCCTTTCTATGGTTTGGTGAATGAGACGATCGTTGATATAGCTGACTCTGGAAGGGAGTACTACACATTCTGGTTTTTCACAAAATTTCAGTGTAAGCTG TCAGGAACTCAGCATTTAGATCTGAATTTCCGTGCAATCAATTACTCTGCAGAGGTGTACTTAAATGGCCACAAAAAGGACCTTCCGAAAGGGATGTTTCGGAGACATTCCCTTGAAGTCACTGATATCCTAAATCCTGAGGGTACAAACTTGCTGGCAGTTCTTGTTTACCCTCCAGATCATCCTGGGAGCATTCCCCCTGAGGGTGGGCAAGGAGGGGATCATGAG ATTGGAAAGGATGTTGCCACACAATATGTTGAGGGTTGGGATTGGATAGCTCCAGTAAG GGATAGGAACACTGGTATTTGGGATGAAGTCTCAATATATGTTAGCGGG CCGGTAAAAATAATTGATCCACACTtggtttcatcattttttgaCCATAACACGAGGGTATATTTGCATGCAACAACTGAATTGGAAAATAAAAGTGCTTGGGTTGCTGAGTGTTCTTTGAATATCCAAGTGACAACAGAACTTGAAGGAAGCATTTGCTTAGTGGAGCATCTTCAGACTCAACATGTTTCAGTCCCTCCTGGAGCACGTATTCAGTATACTTTTCCTCAG CTTTTCTTCTACAAGCCCAATTTATGGTGGCCAAATGGCATGGGAAAGCAATCTCTGTATAATGTCAGTATAACTATTGATGTGAAGGGATATGGAAAGTCTGATTCATGGGGCCAACTATTTGGTTTTCGGAAAATTGAGTCTCATATTGATTCTGCTACTGGAGGGAG GTTATTCAAGGTGAATGGACAGCCTATTTTTATCCGTGGTGGTAACTGGATATTATCAGATTGTTTACTACGGCTTTCTGAGGAGCGTTACAAAACAGACGTAAAGTTTCATGCAGATATGAATCTAAACATGATTCGTTGTTGGGGTGGGGGATTGGCTGAGAGGCCagaattttatcattattgtGATGTTTATGGTTTGCTG GTGTGGCAGGAGTTTTGGATTACTGGCGATGTTGATGGAAGAGGTATCCCAGTATCAAATCCAAATGGCCCACTTGACCATGATCTTTTCATGCTATGTGCCAGGGATACTGTCAAGCTTTTAAGGAATCATCCTAGTCTCGCTCTCTGGGTTGGTGGAAACGAACAAGTTCCACCCCCTGACCTTAACACAGCTTTAAAGAATGACCTGAAACTGCATCCTTCTTTCGAGAACCAGAGTGAAAATGCAATGTCTGTGGAAGATATGTCCACAGTGTTCAAGGACCCTAGCCAATATCTAGATGGCACACGCATTTATATCCAAGGGTCCATGTGGGATGGCTTTGCTAATGGGAAGGGAGACTTCACTGATGGTCCTTATGAAATCCAAAACCCTGAAGACTTCTTTAGGGATGATTATTACAATTATGGTTTCAACCCAGAGGTTGGTTCTGTAGGAATGCCAGTTGCAGCTACTATCAGAGCAACCATGCCTCCAGAAGGGTGGCAAATTCCATTGTTTAAGAAGCTTCCCAATGGTTACACAGAAGAAGTTCCAAATCCCATTTGGGAATACCATAAATACATTCCCTATTCAAAACCTGGAAAAGTTCATGACCAGATTGAACTGTATGGGATTCCAAAGGATTTGGATGATTTTTGCTTGAAG GCTCAACTTGTTAACTACATTCAGTATAGAGCTCTATTGGAGGGTTGGACTTCCCATATGTGGAGCAAATACACTGGGGTTTTGATTTGGAAGACACAGAACCCATGGACAGGTCTTCGAGGTCAATTTTATGATCACCTCCTAGACCAGACAGCAGGATTTTATGGTTGTCGTTGTGCTGCAGAGCCAATTCATGTCCAGCTGAATCTTGCTACATTATTTATAGAG GTTGTCAATACCATGTCAGAGGAATTGTCAAATGTCGCTGTAGAAGCATCAGTGTGGGATCTTGAAGGTGCATGTCCATTTTACAAAGTTTTTGATACCCATTCCTTCCTACCAAAGAAAGTAGTTTCCATTGGTGAGATGAACTATCCAAAGTCTAAAAACCCAAAGCCAGTatactttcttcttctcaaaCTCTATGATGTGTCAAATTATCACATTATATCCCGAAACTTTTACTGGTTGCATCTTTCTGGTGGAGATTACAAGTTACTGGAACCATACAGGAAAAAGAGAATACCTCTTAAGATAACATCAAAGACATTTATCAAAGGTTCCTcttatgaaattgaaatgaaCGTGCAAAACAAATCTAAGAAACCTGATCCCAAAATTTTAACCTGCAAGAACAATTTTGTTAGCAGACATGGTGATGGTGACTTCGATATGGCTTCACTTGAAACTACATTCGAAGAAACTGAAGAGAAACAGAATGCTGGTTTATTTCAGAGACTTTGCAGACAATTTTCCAGGGAAACTGATGGTTTGAAAGTTGCAGAGGTAAATGGATCTGATGTTGGAGTTGCTTTCTTCCTTAATTTCTCTGTTCATGCTATGAAGACAGATCACAAGGAAGGAGAAGACACTAGAATACTCCCAGTTCATTATTCGGATAACTATTTTTCCCTAGTGCCGGGTGAGGAGATGTCAATTAAGATCTCATTCCAGGTCCCTCAAGGTGTCACTCCACGATTAACGCTTAGAGGCTGGAACTACCATAATGGATTGCACACTGTTCTTTGA
- the LOC18600378 gene encoding mannosylglycoprotein endo-beta-mannosidase isoform X2 produces the protein MFRRHSLEVTDILNPEGTNLLAVLVYPPDHPGSIPPEGGQGGDHEIGKDVATQYVEGWDWIAPVRDRNTGIWDEVSIYVSGPVKIIDPHLVSSFFDHNTRVYLHATTELENKSAWVAECSLNIQVTTELEGSICLVEHLQTQHVSVPPGARIQYTFPQLFFYKPNLWWPNGMGKQSLYNVSITIDVKGYGKSDSWGQLFGFRKIESHIDSATGGRLFKVNGQPIFIRGGNWILSDCLLRLSEERYKTDVKFHADMNLNMIRCWGGGLAERPEFYHYCDVYGLLVWQEFWITGDVDGRGIPVSNPNGPLDHDLFMLCARDTVKLLRNHPSLALWVGGNEQVPPPDLNTALKNDLKLHPSFENQSENAMSVEDMSTVFKDPSQYLDGTRIYIQGSMWDGFANGKGDFTDGPYEIQNPEDFFRDDYYNYGFNPEVGSVGMPVAATIRATMPPEGWQIPLFKKLPNGYTEEVPNPIWEYHKYIPYSKPGKVHDQIELYGIPKDLDDFCLKAQLVNYIQYRALLEGWTSHMWSKYTGVLIWKTQNPWTGLRGQFYDHLLDQTAGFYGCRCAAEPIHVQLNLATLFIEVVNTMSEELSNVAVEASVWDLEGACPFYKVFDTHSFLPKKVVSIGEMNYPKSKNPKPVYFLLLKLYDVSNYHIISRNFYWLHLSGGDYKLLEPYRKKRIPLKITSKTFIKGSSYEIEMNVQNKSKKPDPKILTCKNNFVSRHGDGDFDMASLETTFEETEEKQNAGLFQRLCRQFSRETDGLKVAEVNGSDVGVAFFLNFSVHAMKTDHKEGEDTRILPVHYSDNYFSLVPGEEMSIKISFQVPQGVTPRLTLRGWNYHNGLHTVL, from the exons ATGTTTCGGAGACATTCCCTTGAAGTCACTGATATCCTAAATCCTGAGGGTACAAACTTGCTGGCAGTTCTTGTTTACCCTCCAGATCATCCTGGGAGCATTCCCCCTGAGGGTGGGCAAGGAGGGGATCATGAG ATTGGAAAGGATGTTGCCACACAATATGTTGAGGGTTGGGATTGGATAGCTCCAGTAAG GGATAGGAACACTGGTATTTGGGATGAAGTCTCAATATATGTTAGCGGG CCGGTAAAAATAATTGATCCACACTtggtttcatcattttttgaCCATAACACGAGGGTATATTTGCATGCAACAACTGAATTGGAAAATAAAAGTGCTTGGGTTGCTGAGTGTTCTTTGAATATCCAAGTGACAACAGAACTTGAAGGAAGCATTTGCTTAGTGGAGCATCTTCAGACTCAACATGTTTCAGTCCCTCCTGGAGCACGTATTCAGTATACTTTTCCTCAG CTTTTCTTCTACAAGCCCAATTTATGGTGGCCAAATGGCATGGGAAAGCAATCTCTGTATAATGTCAGTATAACTATTGATGTGAAGGGATATGGAAAGTCTGATTCATGGGGCCAACTATTTGGTTTTCGGAAAATTGAGTCTCATATTGATTCTGCTACTGGAGGGAG GTTATTCAAGGTGAATGGACAGCCTATTTTTATCCGTGGTGGTAACTGGATATTATCAGATTGTTTACTACGGCTTTCTGAGGAGCGTTACAAAACAGACGTAAAGTTTCATGCAGATATGAATCTAAACATGATTCGTTGTTGGGGTGGGGGATTGGCTGAGAGGCCagaattttatcattattgtGATGTTTATGGTTTGCTG GTGTGGCAGGAGTTTTGGATTACTGGCGATGTTGATGGAAGAGGTATCCCAGTATCAAATCCAAATGGCCCACTTGACCATGATCTTTTCATGCTATGTGCCAGGGATACTGTCAAGCTTTTAAGGAATCATCCTAGTCTCGCTCTCTGGGTTGGTGGAAACGAACAAGTTCCACCCCCTGACCTTAACACAGCTTTAAAGAATGACCTGAAACTGCATCCTTCTTTCGAGAACCAGAGTGAAAATGCAATGTCTGTGGAAGATATGTCCACAGTGTTCAAGGACCCTAGCCAATATCTAGATGGCACACGCATTTATATCCAAGGGTCCATGTGGGATGGCTTTGCTAATGGGAAGGGAGACTTCACTGATGGTCCTTATGAAATCCAAAACCCTGAAGACTTCTTTAGGGATGATTATTACAATTATGGTTTCAACCCAGAGGTTGGTTCTGTAGGAATGCCAGTTGCAGCTACTATCAGAGCAACCATGCCTCCAGAAGGGTGGCAAATTCCATTGTTTAAGAAGCTTCCCAATGGTTACACAGAAGAAGTTCCAAATCCCATTTGGGAATACCATAAATACATTCCCTATTCAAAACCTGGAAAAGTTCATGACCAGATTGAACTGTATGGGATTCCAAAGGATTTGGATGATTTTTGCTTGAAG GCTCAACTTGTTAACTACATTCAGTATAGAGCTCTATTGGAGGGTTGGACTTCCCATATGTGGAGCAAATACACTGGGGTTTTGATTTGGAAGACACAGAACCCATGGACAGGTCTTCGAGGTCAATTTTATGATCACCTCCTAGACCAGACAGCAGGATTTTATGGTTGTCGTTGTGCTGCAGAGCCAATTCATGTCCAGCTGAATCTTGCTACATTATTTATAGAG GTTGTCAATACCATGTCAGAGGAATTGTCAAATGTCGCTGTAGAAGCATCAGTGTGGGATCTTGAAGGTGCATGTCCATTTTACAAAGTTTTTGATACCCATTCCTTCCTACCAAAGAAAGTAGTTTCCATTGGTGAGATGAACTATCCAAAGTCTAAAAACCCAAAGCCAGTatactttcttcttctcaaaCTCTATGATGTGTCAAATTATCACATTATATCCCGAAACTTTTACTGGTTGCATCTTTCTGGTGGAGATTACAAGTTACTGGAACCATACAGGAAAAAGAGAATACCTCTTAAGATAACATCAAAGACATTTATCAAAGGTTCCTcttatgaaattgaaatgaaCGTGCAAAACAAATCTAAGAAACCTGATCCCAAAATTTTAACCTGCAAGAACAATTTTGTTAGCAGACATGGTGATGGTGACTTCGATATGGCTTCACTTGAAACTACATTCGAAGAAACTGAAGAGAAACAGAATGCTGGTTTATTTCAGAGACTTTGCAGACAATTTTCCAGGGAAACTGATGGTTTGAAAGTTGCAGAGGTAAATGGATCTGATGTTGGAGTTGCTTTCTTCCTTAATTTCTCTGTTCATGCTATGAAGACAGATCACAAGGAAGGAGAAGACACTAGAATACTCCCAGTTCATTATTCGGATAACTATTTTTCCCTAGTGCCGGGTGAGGAGATGTCAATTAAGATCTCATTCCAGGTCCCTCAAGGTGTCACTCCACGATTAACGCTTAGAGGCTGGAACTACCATAATGGATTGCACACTGTTCTTTGA